From Betta splendens chromosome 3, fBetSpl5.4, whole genome shotgun sequence, the proteins below share one genomic window:
- the tp53bp1 gene encoding TP53-binding protein 1 isoform X2, which translates to MDPGGSELDSSLPQPENPCLIVEDSQPDSVALEDDPETSYRALLARRLSSLQPTARSPVLELISSPMGSRSSGTDSQSESSQYKNQVESASSLVATNPSSAFQEESQVLQICPPNKKKCTTEDTDMDSRADSTTHCAQTEEGTSQFGFLELSQSQDLRGEVENSKEEDNDVIPQSDSERRAKSAEQNIGSSTSVGQDNKSARSEVSSSSSPTSPGQAGRQLSVEVLLHSEGLRDSNEQASEILSSQDDLFDGDKTSAAVDSTVSEPEQKAPCTLTPAHTLGLLHLSGQGTLVQESLSQSSDFVAPTPDNFSHTPLIVPSSPTGPEDEHGSDEPMDTSLPPEDGAMDKEEEPMETEAGSKPHPTASTPVSHNSPGFVLERTLSVPSQPEFSHDVFVPTLSQESQQQSNKKTPSSHETQSQRLESASFTMPLQLSVNTETNNSAQQTSEQIDEDSQATQIEELEEPPAVDASDSVTSHSGQRCESNGVSSQSQTANGATASSSSESPKHRNECAKAEQSNVSQTSDVNNKMTVNPQNVNVKDRKTDTDAGSTDAVSCSQTKMDSVDLTANCCVQETPSDITPCSLASQTVNSQASAVKSSVDVREEEATKSPQVKPQQCEKVGNSQIDGNTTDEHEQGATEEAEVVMEEPEEERTARGGDTGMALLLSQSQLLSPEPMEEEDSVIVVTESDRESQMPSIDGTPQSKTNNTQPVRVEESTSTNGRESQPRPKEKAAPDTLSQTEKTGPEPEVLKEKSLSDSSGDISFHFTLPKEGELIGSAVGATPPLINQLKQTLRHSTPIEISCFSEKPDVAGDVSGDVAMAGSDIMPGGSGEETTETGDGKLSLRMKLVTPVEEGSSERFSLQKPTLSEDDGSVVKTNAVAKAVTSSVFSRVRQVHRQQDAEEDDTTPVRAELFASPQRNSQESLLGCNSFPNNQSEPSQQEAAAAPQQNPKEPPEPEQSKERRRPPEASEPPTSNGSDARQKAASQQAFDITITSTPTNKLRQRTVSQQTSSEALGLRSPAGRGDSETPSFRKNAGPAHRRHVRTIQEVRTTITRIITDVYYEDGKEVERKVTEENEEPVVDCQVLDDISPCRTGSSVTSGDLGDISSLSSKASSLQHSSGGISSNAGLIRPDFIMPPSRGPKPTSPRRGGGQQQRGHRGQRAGSVVTKGRGFGNMGSRAFVPLTPRGRARRGRPPSRSSSSRGGAAGSLQTLSAHGQPLSSSEDEPYTRMLPPRLPVSPTDIELPSHSDSLRSSPEETSSAGSSFVGLRVVAKWSSNGYFYSGRIISDAGEGRFRLRFDDGYECEVAGKDVLLCDPVPLETEVTALLEDEYFSIGVVKGHKTEGQELFYHVERDGQRQWYNRTSVILSLEQGNRLREQHSLGPYEPTIPLAKASDISLDNLVEGKRRRRGNSTAQNTPNRSSSSPRTPGPSGKRKLITSEGTGSPSKRGRRGAGRAAQRVSVCNTSGSGTDLPGQSDVAETHGPMPQNASLFMGFAFMLTASSESDRLTNKLSSDEEEEDYVQTGPYNKAYTESQLQAGGGFILPDFNEEQCKAAYQSLLIADQHCRTRKYFLCLASGVPCVSHIWVRDCCKENKLLNYRNYLLPAGMGPDDAIVEWHPRSSPFKGLRVLLVFEKPVDVWAQLITMGGGSSVRHFHADKDSADIPVDKYDVVVTDGACPPLVVNSVKSQEVPLVSAEWLIQSLICGERLDFSNKPQFYHDFSS; encoded by the exons ATGGATCCCGGGGGAAGCGAACTGGACTCCAGCCTGCCGCAGCCTGAGAACCCGTGTCTGATCGTGGAGGACTCTCAACCGGACAGCGTCGCCTTAGAGGACGATCCCGAGACCAGCTACCGGGCTCTGTTGGCCCGCCGCCTGTCCAGTCTGCAGCCCACCGCTCGCAGCCCGGTCCTG GAACTGATATCCTCACCAATGGGAAGCAGAAGTTCAGGGACTGACAGTCAATCAGAGAGCTCCCAGTATAAAAACCAGGTTGAATCcg CCAGTAGTCTTGTAGCAACCAACCCCAGCTCAGCATTCCAGGAGGAGAGTCAAGTTCTACAGATCTGCCCTCCAAACAAGAAAAA GTGTACAACAGAGGACACAGATATGGATTCCAGGGCGGATTCTACCACACACTGTGCTCAGACTGAAG AGGGAACCTCTCAGTTTGGTTTTCTTGAGCTTTCTCAGAGTCAGGATCTGCGCGGTGAAGTGGAGAACAGTAAGGAGGAGGACAATGACGTCATCCCTCAGTCAGACAGTGAGAGACGTGCCAAATCAG cagagcaaaacATCGGCTCCAGCACGTCAGTGGGTCAAGACAACAAATCAGCGAG GTCTGAGGTGAGCTCCAGTAGCTCACCGACCTCTCCGGGTCAGGCAGGGAGGCAGCTGAGTGTCGAGGTTCTGCTGCACTCGGAGGGACTTCGGGATTCTAATGAGCAGGCCTCTGAAATCCTGTCCTCACAGGACGACCTGTTCGACGGTGACAAGACAA GTGCTGCAGTGGACAGCACAGTGTCTGAGCCTGAGCAGAAGGCTCCCTGCACCCTGACTCCAGCCCACACCCTGGGACTGCTGCATCTGTCTGGGCAGGGGACGCTGGTGCAGGAAAGTCTGTCCCA GAGCTCTGATTTTGTAGCCCCTACCCCCGATAACTTCTCCCACACCCCTTTAATCGTTCCCAGCTCACCAACTGGACCAGAGGATGAACACG GTTCAGATGAACCCATGGACACTTCACTTCCACCCGAGGATGGAGCAAtggacaaggaggaggaacCAATGGAGACAGAGGCCGGCTCCAAGCCACACCCAACCGCTTCTACGCCCGTATCCCACAATTCCCCTGGTTTTGTGTTGGAGCGCACCTTGTCTGTCCCCTCGCAGCCAGAGTTCTCTCAT gACGTCTTTGTCCCCACACTGAGTCAGGAGAGTCAACAACAGTCCAATAAGAAGACACCATCATCTCACGAGACACAGTCTCAGCGTCTGGAGTCGGCGTCATTCACTATGCCTTTGCAGCTATCTGTGAACACAGAGACCAATAACTCAGCTCAGCAGACCTCAGAGCAGATTGACGAGGACAGCCAGGCCACGCAGATCGAGGAACTGGAAGAGCCGCCTGCTGTCGACGCCAGCGACTCTGTGACTTCACACAGCGGTCAGAGGTGCGAGAGCAACGGTGTCTCGTCACAATCACAAACTGCTAACGGCgccacagcttccagctccTCAGAATCACCAAAGCACCGCAACGAATGTGCCAAGGCCGAGCAATCCAATGTGTCACAGACGTCAGATGTGAACAACAAAATGACTGTAAATCCACAAAATGTGAAtgtaaaagacagaaagacTGACACAGATGCAGGTTCCACTGACGCGGTGTCCTGTTCTCAAACAAAGATGGATTCTGTGGACCTGACTGCTAACtgctgtgtgcaggagacaCCCTCAGACATTACACCCTGCAGTTTGGCTTCTCAGACTGTGAACTCTCAGGCATCTGCTGTGAAAAGCTCTGTGGatgtgagagaagaagaagccacAAAGAGTCCGCAAGTAAAACCACAGCAATGCGAAAAGGTTGGGAACAGCCAGATAGATGGAAATACCACAGATGAGCATGAGCAGGGTGCCACAGAAGAGGCGGaggtggtgatggaggagccagaggaggagaggacagctAGAGGTGGGGATACAGGAAtggctctgctcctctcccagAGCCAGCTGTTGTCTCCTGAGCccatggaggaagaggacagcGTCATTGTAGTTACAGAAAGCGACAGAGAGTCTCAGATGCCCAGCATAGATGGGACGCCTCAGTCAAAGACCAACAATACTCAGCCAGTCAGAGTCGAGGAATCCACCTCCACCAATGGCCGCGAGTCCCAGCCTCGGCCGAAGGAGAAGGCGGCTCCTGACACGCTCTCCCAGACTGAGAAAACGGGTCCTGAGCCAGAGGTGCTCAAAGAGAAGAGCCTCAGTGATAGTTCAGGAG ATATTTCCTTTCACTTCACCCTGCCTAAAGAAGGTGAGCTGATTGGTTCAGCCGTTGGTGCCACGCCACCTTTAATCAACCAGCTGAAGCAGACGCTGAGACACAGCACTCCCATCG aaatcagctgcttttctgaaAAGCCCGATGTGGCGGGGGATGTTTCTGGAGATGTGGCGATGGCTGGCAGTGACATCATGCctggaggaagtggagaggAAACCACAGAAACGGGAGATGGGAAGCTTAGCTTGAGGATGAAGTTGGTGACTCCTGTTGAAGAGGGCAGCTCAGAGCGTTTCAGCCTGCAGA AGCCAACACTATCAGAAGATGATGGATCGGTTGTCAAGACTAACGCAGTTGCCAAGGCTGTAACCAG CTCGGTGTTCAGTCGAGTCAGACAGGTTCACAGACAGCAGGATGCAGAGGAAGACGACACAACACCGGTCAG GGCGGAGCTGTTCGCCTCGCCACAGAGGAACTCCCAGGAATCACTGCTGGGATGCAACAGCTTCCCGAACAATCAATCGGAGCCttcacagcaggaagcagcagcagcacctcagcAGAACCCCAAGGAACCGCCAGAACCTGAGCAGTCCAAGGAGAGGCGAAGGCCGCCTGAGGCCTCGGAGCCTCCCACCTCAAACGGGTCAGATGCCAGGCAGAAGGCGGCTTCTCAGCAGGCCTTCGACatcaccatcacctccactccaaCCAACAAG CTCCGTCAGCGGACGGTCTCTCAACAGACCAGCTCTGAGGCCCTGGGCTTGCGCTCCCCAGCTGGCAGG GGCGATTCAGAGACTCCGTCCTTCAGGAAAAACGCAGGGCCTGCCCACCGAAGACACGTGCGAACCATCCAAGAAGTGCGGACCACCATCACAAGGATCATCACAGATGTGTATTATGAGGACGGTAAAGAGGTGGAGCGCAAAGTCACTGAG GAGAACGAGGAACCAGTGGTGGACTGCCAGGTACTGGACGACATCTCCCCGTGCCGCACAGGCAGCTCGGTGACCTCTGGTGACCTTGGTGACATCAGCTCTCTGTCGTCCAAAGcctccagcctgcagcacaGCTCAGGAGGAATCAGCAGCAACGCCGGCCTCATCAGACCAGACTTCATCATGCCGCCCAGCCGAGGGCCCAAACCCACCAG tccCAGAAGGGGAGGTGGGCAACAACAGAGGGGTCACAGGGGTCAAAGGGCAGGGTCAGTGGTCACAAAGGGCAGAGGCTTCGGCAACATGGGGTCCCGGGCCTTCGTCCCGCTGACCCCCAGAGGAAGGGCTAGAAGGGGCCGCCCCCCAtcccgctcctcctcgtccAG GGGAGGTGCTGCTGGCTCTCTGCAGACACTCAGTGCTCATGGCCAGCCtctgtcctcctcagaggatgaGCCCTACACTCGCATGCTCCCCCCACGCCTTCCCGTCAGCCCCACAGACATAGAGCTGCCCAGCCACTCAGACTCCCTCAGGTCATCACCGGAGGAGACAAGCTCAGCTGGAAGCAGCTTCGTTGGCCTGCGTGTGGTGGCCAAATGGTCGTCAAATGGCTACTTCTACTCGGGCCGCATCATCAGCGATGCAGGAGAGGGGAGATTTCGCCTGCGCTTTGACGACGGCTACGAGTGTGAGGTGGCGGGGAAGGATGTCCTGCTGTGTGATCCCGTTCCCCTGGAGACAGAGGTCACCGCCCTGCTggaggacgagtacttcagcaTAG GTGTTGTAAAAGGCCATAAAACCGAGGGCCAGGAGCTGTTCTACCACGTGGAGAGGGACGGTCAGAGACAGTGGTACAACAGGACCTCGGTCATCCTGTCGCTGGAGCAGGGAAACCGGCTGAGGGAGCAGCACAGCCTCGGACCCTACGAGCCCACCATTCCCCTGGCCAAGGCCTCCGACATCAGTCTGG ATAACCTGGTGGAGGGGAAGCGGAGGCGCAGGGGAAACTCAACAGCCCAGAACACACCAAACCGCTCTTCCAGCAGCCCCAGAACTCCAGGACCCTCCGGCAAGAGGAAGCTGATTACCTCTGAGGGCACAGGGTCGCCGTCAAAGAGAGGCCGCAGGGGGGCGGGCAGAGCTG CTCAGCGGGTCAGTGTCTGTAACACTTCTGGCAGCGGCACCGATCTTCCCGGTCAGTCTGATGTAGCGGAGACCCACGGCCCAATGCCCCAGAATGCATCACTCTTTATGGGCTTCGCCTTTATGCTAACGGCTTCGTCTGAGAGCGATCGACTGACCAACAAGCTCAGcagcgacgaggaggaggagg ATTACGTGCAAACAGGTCCATACAACAAAGCTTACACAGAGTCCCAGCTGCAGGCAGGTGGAGGCTTCATCTTGCCCGACTTCAACGAAGAACAG TGCAAAGCTGCCTACCAGAGCCTGCTCATTGCAGACCAGCACTGTCGTACCAGGAAGTACTTTCTGTGCTTGGCCAGCGGTGTGCCGTGTGTGTCGCACATATGGGTGCGTGACTGCTGCAAAGAGAACAAGCTGCTCAACTACAGGAACTACCTGCTGCCTGCTGGCATGGGGCCAGATGATGCCATCGTGGAGTG GCATCCCCGCAGCAGCCCGTTCAAAGGCCTGCGTGTCCTCCTGGTGTTTGAGAAGCCAGTGGATGTGTGGGCACAGCTGATCACCATGGGTGGAGGTTCCTCTGTCCGACACTTCCACGCAGACAAGGACAGCGCTG ACATTCCTGTCGACAAGTACGACGTGGTGGTGACGGACGGTGCCTGTCCGCCTTTGGTGGTGAATAGTGTGAAGTCCCAGGAAGTGCCGCTAGTTTCTGCTGAGTGGCTCATCCAGAGCCTGATCTGTGGCGAGCGCCTGGATTTCAGCAACAAGCCTCAGTTTTACCACGACTTCTCCTCGTAA
- the tp53bp1 gene encoding TP53-binding protein 1 isoform X3 — protein MDPGGSELDSSLPQPENPCLIVEDSQPDSVALEDDPETSYRALLARRLSSLQPTARSPVLELISSPMGSRSSGTDSQSESSQYKNQVESASSLVATNPSSAFQEESQVLQICPPNKKKCTTEDTDMDSRADSTTHCAQTEEGTSQFGFLELSQSQDLRGEVENSKEEDNDVIPQSDSERRAKSAAEQNIGSSTSVGQDNKSARSEVSSSSSPTSPGQAGRQLSVEVLLHSEGLRDSNEQASEILSSQDDLFDGDKTSAAVDSTVSEPEQKAPCTLTPAHTLGLLHLSGQGTLVQESLSQSSDFVAPTPDNFSHTPLIVPSSPTGPEDEHDEPMDTSLPPEDGAMDKEEEPMETEAGSKPHPTASTPVSHNSPGFVLERTLSVPSQPEFSHDVFVPTLSQESQQQSNKKTPSSHETQSQRLESASFTMPLQLSVNTETNNSAQQTSEQIDEDSQATQIEELEEPPAVDASDSVTSHSGQRCESNGVSSQSQTANGATASSSSESPKHRNECAKAEQSNVSQTSDVNNKMTVNPQNVNVKDRKTDTDAGSTDAVSCSQTKMDSVDLTANCCVQETPSDITPCSLASQTVNSQASAVKSSVDVREEEATKSPQVKPQQCEKVGNSQIDGNTTDEHEQGATEEAEVVMEEPEEERTARGGDTGMALLLSQSQLLSPEPMEEEDSVIVVTESDRESQMPSIDGTPQSKTNNTQPVRVEESTSTNGRESQPRPKEKAAPDTLSQTEKTGPEPEVLKEKSLSDSSGDISFHFTLPKEGELIGSAVGATPPLINQLKQTLRHSTPIEISCFSEKPDVAGDVSGDVAMAGSDIMPGGSGEETTETGDGKLSLRMKLVTPVEEGSSERFSLQKPTLSEDDGSVVKTNAVAKAVTSSVFSRVRQVHRQQDAEEDDTTPVRAELFASPQRNSQESLLGCNSFPNNQSEPSQQEAAAAPQQNPKEPPEPEQSKERRRPPEASEPPTSNGSDARQKAASQQAFDITITSTPTNKLRQRTVSQQTSSEALGLRSPAGRGDSETPSFRKNAGPAHRRHVRTIQEVRTTITRIITDVYYEDGKEVERKVTEENEEPVVDCQVLDDISPCRTGSSVTSGDLGDISSLSSKASSLQHSSGGISSNAGLIRPDFIMPPSRGPKPTSPRRGGGQQQRGHRGQRAGSVVTKGRGFGNMGSRAFVPLTPRGRARRGRPPSRSSSSRGGAAGSLQTLSAHGQPLSSSEDEPYTRMLPPRLPVSPTDIELPSHSDSLRSSPEETSSAGSSFVGLRVVAKWSSNGYFYSGRIISDAGEGRFRLRFDDGYECEVAGKDVLLCDPVPLETEVTALLEDEYFSIGVVKGHKTEGQELFYHVERDGQRQWYNRTSVILSLEQGNRLREQHSLGPYEPTIPLAKASDISLDNLVEGKRRRRGNSTAQNTPNRSSSSPRTPGPSGKRKLITSEGTGSPSKRGRRGAGRAAQRVSVCNTSGSGTDLPGQSDVAETHGPMPQNASLFMGFAFMLTASSESDRLTNKLSSDEEEEDYVQTGPYNKAYTESQLQAGGGFILPDFNEEQCKAAYQSLLIADQHCRTRKYFLCLASGVPCVSHIWVRDCCKENKLLNYRNYLLPAGMGPDDAIVEWHPRSSPFKGLRVLLVFEKPVDVWAQLITMGGGSSVRHFHADKDSADIPVDKYDVVVTDGACPPLVVNSVKSQEVPLVSAEWLIQSLICGERLDFSNKPQFYHDFSS, from the exons ATGGATCCCGGGGGAAGCGAACTGGACTCCAGCCTGCCGCAGCCTGAGAACCCGTGTCTGATCGTGGAGGACTCTCAACCGGACAGCGTCGCCTTAGAGGACGATCCCGAGACCAGCTACCGGGCTCTGTTGGCCCGCCGCCTGTCCAGTCTGCAGCCCACCGCTCGCAGCCCGGTCCTG GAACTGATATCCTCACCAATGGGAAGCAGAAGTTCAGGGACTGACAGTCAATCAGAGAGCTCCCAGTATAAAAACCAGGTTGAATCcg CCAGTAGTCTTGTAGCAACCAACCCCAGCTCAGCATTCCAGGAGGAGAGTCAAGTTCTACAGATCTGCCCTCCAAACAAGAAAAA GTGTACAACAGAGGACACAGATATGGATTCCAGGGCGGATTCTACCACACACTGTGCTCAGACTGAAG AGGGAACCTCTCAGTTTGGTTTTCTTGAGCTTTCTCAGAGTCAGGATCTGCGCGGTGAAGTGGAGAACAGTAAGGAGGAGGACAATGACGTCATCCCTCAGTCAGACAGTGAGAGACGTGCCAAATCAG cagcagagcaaaacATCGGCTCCAGCACGTCAGTGGGTCAAGACAACAAATCAGCGAG GTCTGAGGTGAGCTCCAGTAGCTCACCGACCTCTCCGGGTCAGGCAGGGAGGCAGCTGAGTGTCGAGGTTCTGCTGCACTCGGAGGGACTTCGGGATTCTAATGAGCAGGCCTCTGAAATCCTGTCCTCACAGGACGACCTGTTCGACGGTGACAAGACAA GTGCTGCAGTGGACAGCACAGTGTCTGAGCCTGAGCAGAAGGCTCCCTGCACCCTGACTCCAGCCCACACCCTGGGACTGCTGCATCTGTCTGGGCAGGGGACGCTGGTGCAGGAAAGTCTGTCCCA GAGCTCTGATTTTGTAGCCCCTACCCCCGATAACTTCTCCCACACCCCTTTAATCGTTCCCAGCTCACCAACTGGACCAGAGGATGAACACG ATGAACCCATGGACACTTCACTTCCACCCGAGGATGGAGCAAtggacaaggaggaggaacCAATGGAGACAGAGGCCGGCTCCAAGCCACACCCAACCGCTTCTACGCCCGTATCCCACAATTCCCCTGGTTTTGTGTTGGAGCGCACCTTGTCTGTCCCCTCGCAGCCAGAGTTCTCTCAT gACGTCTTTGTCCCCACACTGAGTCAGGAGAGTCAACAACAGTCCAATAAGAAGACACCATCATCTCACGAGACACAGTCTCAGCGTCTGGAGTCGGCGTCATTCACTATGCCTTTGCAGCTATCTGTGAACACAGAGACCAATAACTCAGCTCAGCAGACCTCAGAGCAGATTGACGAGGACAGCCAGGCCACGCAGATCGAGGAACTGGAAGAGCCGCCTGCTGTCGACGCCAGCGACTCTGTGACTTCACACAGCGGTCAGAGGTGCGAGAGCAACGGTGTCTCGTCACAATCACAAACTGCTAACGGCgccacagcttccagctccTCAGAATCACCAAAGCACCGCAACGAATGTGCCAAGGCCGAGCAATCCAATGTGTCACAGACGTCAGATGTGAACAACAAAATGACTGTAAATCCACAAAATGTGAAtgtaaaagacagaaagacTGACACAGATGCAGGTTCCACTGACGCGGTGTCCTGTTCTCAAACAAAGATGGATTCTGTGGACCTGACTGCTAACtgctgtgtgcaggagacaCCCTCAGACATTACACCCTGCAGTTTGGCTTCTCAGACTGTGAACTCTCAGGCATCTGCTGTGAAAAGCTCTGTGGatgtgagagaagaagaagccacAAAGAGTCCGCAAGTAAAACCACAGCAATGCGAAAAGGTTGGGAACAGCCAGATAGATGGAAATACCACAGATGAGCATGAGCAGGGTGCCACAGAAGAGGCGGaggtggtgatggaggagccagaggaggagaggacagctAGAGGTGGGGATACAGGAAtggctctgctcctctcccagAGCCAGCTGTTGTCTCCTGAGCccatggaggaagaggacagcGTCATTGTAGTTACAGAAAGCGACAGAGAGTCTCAGATGCCCAGCATAGATGGGACGCCTCAGTCAAAGACCAACAATACTCAGCCAGTCAGAGTCGAGGAATCCACCTCCACCAATGGCCGCGAGTCCCAGCCTCGGCCGAAGGAGAAGGCGGCTCCTGACACGCTCTCCCAGACTGAGAAAACGGGTCCTGAGCCAGAGGTGCTCAAAGAGAAGAGCCTCAGTGATAGTTCAGGAG ATATTTCCTTTCACTTCACCCTGCCTAAAGAAGGTGAGCTGATTGGTTCAGCCGTTGGTGCCACGCCACCTTTAATCAACCAGCTGAAGCAGACGCTGAGACACAGCACTCCCATCG aaatcagctgcttttctgaaAAGCCCGATGTGGCGGGGGATGTTTCTGGAGATGTGGCGATGGCTGGCAGTGACATCATGCctggaggaagtggagaggAAACCACAGAAACGGGAGATGGGAAGCTTAGCTTGAGGATGAAGTTGGTGACTCCTGTTGAAGAGGGCAGCTCAGAGCGTTTCAGCCTGCAGA AGCCAACACTATCAGAAGATGATGGATCGGTTGTCAAGACTAACGCAGTTGCCAAGGCTGTAACCAG CTCGGTGTTCAGTCGAGTCAGACAGGTTCACAGACAGCAGGATGCAGAGGAAGACGACACAACACCGGTCAG GGCGGAGCTGTTCGCCTCGCCACAGAGGAACTCCCAGGAATCACTGCTGGGATGCAACAGCTTCCCGAACAATCAATCGGAGCCttcacagcaggaagcagcagcagcacctcagcAGAACCCCAAGGAACCGCCAGAACCTGAGCAGTCCAAGGAGAGGCGAAGGCCGCCTGAGGCCTCGGAGCCTCCCACCTCAAACGGGTCAGATGCCAGGCAGAAGGCGGCTTCTCAGCAGGCCTTCGACatcaccatcacctccactccaaCCAACAAG CTCCGTCAGCGGACGGTCTCTCAACAGACCAGCTCTGAGGCCCTGGGCTTGCGCTCCCCAGCTGGCAGG GGCGATTCAGAGACTCCGTCCTTCAGGAAAAACGCAGGGCCTGCCCACCGAAGACACGTGCGAACCATCCAAGAAGTGCGGACCACCATCACAAGGATCATCACAGATGTGTATTATGAGGACGGTAAAGAGGTGGAGCGCAAAGTCACTGAG GAGAACGAGGAACCAGTGGTGGACTGCCAGGTACTGGACGACATCTCCCCGTGCCGCACAGGCAGCTCGGTGACCTCTGGTGACCTTGGTGACATCAGCTCTCTGTCGTCCAAAGcctccagcctgcagcacaGCTCAGGAGGAATCAGCAGCAACGCCGGCCTCATCAGACCAGACTTCATCATGCCGCCCAGCCGAGGGCCCAAACCCACCAG tccCAGAAGGGGAGGTGGGCAACAACAGAGGGGTCACAGGGGTCAAAGGGCAGGGTCAGTGGTCACAAAGGGCAGAGGCTTCGGCAACATGGGGTCCCGGGCCTTCGTCCCGCTGACCCCCAGAGGAAGGGCTAGAAGGGGCCGCCCCCCAtcccgctcctcctcgtccAG GGGAGGTGCTGCTGGCTCTCTGCAGACACTCAGTGCTCATGGCCAGCCtctgtcctcctcagaggatgaGCCCTACACTCGCATGCTCCCCCCACGCCTTCCCGTCAGCCCCACAGACATAGAGCTGCCCAGCCACTCAGACTCCCTCAGGTCATCACCGGAGGAGACAAGCTCAGCTGGAAGCAGCTTCGTTGGCCTGCGTGTGGTGGCCAAATGGTCGTCAAATGGCTACTTCTACTCGGGCCGCATCATCAGCGATGCAGGAGAGGGGAGATTTCGCCTGCGCTTTGACGACGGCTACGAGTGTGAGGTGGCGGGGAAGGATGTCCTGCTGTGTGATCCCGTTCCCCTGGAGACAGAGGTCACCGCCCTGCTggaggacgagtacttcagcaTAG GTGTTGTAAAAGGCCATAAAACCGAGGGCCAGGAGCTGTTCTACCACGTGGAGAGGGACGGTCAGAGACAGTGGTACAACAGGACCTCGGTCATCCTGTCGCTGGAGCAGGGAAACCGGCTGAGGGAGCAGCACAGCCTCGGACCCTACGAGCCCACCATTCCCCTGGCCAAGGCCTCCGACATCAGTCTGG ATAACCTGGTGGAGGGGAAGCGGAGGCGCAGGGGAAACTCAACAGCCCAGAACACACCAAACCGCTCTTCCAGCAGCCCCAGAACTCCAGGACCCTCCGGCAAGAGGAAGCTGATTACCTCTGAGGGCACAGGGTCGCCGTCAAAGAGAGGCCGCAGGGGGGCGGGCAGAGCTG CTCAGCGGGTCAGTGTCTGTAACACTTCTGGCAGCGGCACCGATCTTCCCGGTCAGTCTGATGTAGCGGAGACCCACGGCCCAATGCCCCAGAATGCATCACTCTTTATGGGCTTCGCCTTTATGCTAACGGCTTCGTCTGAGAGCGATCGACTGACCAACAAGCTCAGcagcgacgaggaggaggagg ATTACGTGCAAACAGGTCCATACAACAAAGCTTACACAGAGTCCCAGCTGCAGGCAGGTGGAGGCTTCATCTTGCCCGACTTCAACGAAGAACAG TGCAAAGCTGCCTACCAGAGCCTGCTCATTGCAGACCAGCACTGTCGTACCAGGAAGTACTTTCTGTGCTTGGCCAGCGGTGTGCCGTGTGTGTCGCACATATGGGTGCGTGACTGCTGCAAAGAGAACAAGCTGCTCAACTACAGGAACTACCTGCTGCCTGCTGGCATGGGGCCAGATGATGCCATCGTGGAGTG GCATCCCCGCAGCAGCCCGTTCAAAGGCCTGCGTGTCCTCCTGGTGTTTGAGAAGCCAGTGGATGTGTGGGCACAGCTGATCACCATGGGTGGAGGTTCCTCTGTCCGACACTTCCACGCAGACAAGGACAGCGCTG ACATTCCTGTCGACAAGTACGACGTGGTGGTGACGGACGGTGCCTGTCCGCCTTTGGTGGTGAATAGTGTGAAGTCCCAGGAAGTGCCGCTAGTTTCTGCTGAGTGGCTCATCCAGAGCCTGATCTGTGGCGAGCGCCTGGATTTCAGCAACAAGCCTCAGTTTTACCACGACTTCTCCTCGTAA